From Candidatus Krumholzibacteriia bacterium:
TGAGCGTGGTCCAGAGCGGCACGCGATCGCCGAGGGCGCGAAAGACGACGTGGGCGTAATCACCGAACCAGCCAGCGCTGTCCGGGTTGAGCCAGCCGCCGCGCTCGTCGAGCGCCGCGGGCATGTCCCAATGGTAGAGGGTGACGCAGGGTTGGATGCCGTGGCCGAGGAGCTCGTCCACGAGACGGCCGTAGAAGTCTAGCCCGGCGGGGTTCACCTTCCCGCGCCCTTCGGGAAGGATGCGAGTCCAGGCGATGCTGCAGCGATAGGCTCGCAGGCCGAGTTCGCGCATGAGCGCCACGTCGTCGCGGAAACGGCGGTAGTGGTCGCAGGCGACGTCGCCCGTGGCGCTGCCGTGCATGCGACCGGGAGTGTGGGCGAAGCGATGCCAGTTGCTCACTCCCGCGCCATCGGCCAGAGGTGAGCCCTCCACCTGGTAGGCCGAGGTCGCTGCGCCCCAGAGGAAATCGGCGGGGAAGAGAGCAGAGGGAGAGGTCGGCGAGCTCACCCGCCACCTCCGTCGCGCTTCCCGAGCACGACCTCGACGCGATGCTCGCCGCCGTCGTGCACGAGAGGCACCCGCATCATGCCGGCGGTGACGGTCGCAGGAGCGCCATCGCACTGCCCCGAGCCGACGCCGAGACCGCGTCGATGCGGATTGCGCGCCATGATGGTGTAGCGCGTCGTCTCTCCGGGCAACTGGTACTGAATGGTGAATTCCGGCCAGTCGTCGGGCACGCAAGGCGCGAGCTCCAGCTGCGTTCCTTCCCGCACCCGGAAGCCGAGGAGCGATTCGAGGATGACCCGGTACATCCAGCCCGAGGAACCCGTATACCAGGTCCAGCCGCCACGCCCGACGTATGGCGCGGCGCCGTAGACGTCGGCCGCCACGACGTAAGGTTCGACGCGGTAGACGGCGACGCTCGCCGCGTCGCGGGCGTGATGCATTGGGCTCAGCATCTCCAGCAGCCGGGCGACGCGATCGTTGCGCCCCAGCTCGGCAAGCGCCCGCACCACCCAGAGCGCCGCGTGGGTGTACTGCCCGCCGTTCTCGCGCACGCCGCGCACATATCCTTTGATATAGCCCGGATCGTGGGTGGTGTGCTCGAAGGGCGGGGACAACAAGCGGATGAGCCCCTCGCGCTCGGAGACGAGCTCCGCTTCCACCGCTTGCAGAGCGCGCGCCGCGCGTTCCCGCGGCGCCGCCCGGGAGAGCACGGCCCAAGCCTGCACGAGCGCGTCGATGCGGCACTCGTCGCTCTCCTTCGAGCCGAGCGGCGTGCCGTCGTCGTAGTAGCCGCGCCGGTACCAGTCGCCGTCCCAACCTGCAGTTTCCAGTGCCGGGCGCAACTCTTCCCGCTGCCGCCGGTAGCGCTGTTCGCGCTCGCCGTCGCCGCGGGCGGCACAGAGAGGTTCGAAAGCCGCCAAGACGGCATGGAGGAAGAAACCCATCCACACACTTTCGCCGCGGCCTTCGCGCCCGACGCGGTTCATGCCGTCGTTCCAGTCCCCAGTGCCGAAAAGCGGCAGCCCGTGCGCCCCGCGCCCGAGGGAGCGATCGATGGCGCGACAGCAATGTTCGTAGAGCGTGCCCGACGAGCTGGCGCGGCGCGGCTCGAGATAGGCTTCGTCCTCACCCTCGGCGAGGGGCCGCGCCTCGAGATAGGGCAGCAGCTCGTCCAGAATCTTCCGGTCCCCAGTGACCTCCACGTAGTGCGCGGTGAGATAGGGGAGCCAGAGGAGGTCGTCCGCGAAGCGGGTGCGGAGGCCGCGGTCGCTCGGCGGGTGCCACCAGTGCAGGACATCGCCTTCGACGAACTGGTGCGCTCCATGCAACAGGATCTGGCGCCGCGTGAGCTCGGGCCAGAGGAGGGCGAGGGACGCTGCATCCTGCAGCTGATCGCGGTAGCCGAAGGCGCCCCCCGACTGGTAGAGCGCCGTCCGTGCCCAGATCCGGCAGGCCAAAGTCTGGTACGGGAGCCAGCCGTTCACCAGCAGATCGAGGGCGCGTGAAGGCGTCGAGATCTGCAGCCGGCCCGTTCCCTCACGCCAGAACGCTTCCACCTCGCGCCGCGCTGCCCTCGCCGCCTCGAGGCTGCCGTACTTGGCCACCAGGCTGCGAGCCTCGTCGCGATCGCGCCCGGCGCCGAAGAGAAAAACGAGCGAGAGGTTTGCCGCGGCGGGCAAGACCACGTGGGCTCGTTGCACGAAACAACGCTCGACCCCGCTGCTGGTGCGGCCATCGAAGGGAGCGGGGCTGCAGAGCGCTGCGGGCCGGGACATCGTTCCGTTCCGCCCCAGGAAGGCGGCGCGGTCGGTGGTCACCTGCGTGCTCGCACCGGCCGTGCTCGCGAAGGCGATGGCGCCGGCGAAATCCGCCGCCGCCACATTGCAGGCGAACAGAGCTCCGCTCTCTGCGTCGACCTCGGTGACGATGGTCGCGTCATCGGCGAACTCGCCCAGGAGCAAGCGCTGGAAGACGGTGAGCGACAAGTGGCGCTCGCGGGCGCTCGCATTTGCCAGCTGGACGACCACGATTTGCACCGGATCGTGGCGCGGCACGCAGATCTCGGTTTCCTGGCGCAGCGCGTGGCTCTCGTGCCGGAAAACGCTGTAGCCGAAGCCATGGCGCACTTCGTAGTCGCCCTCCCCGGGCGCGGGGCCGGGAAGCACGGACCAGAACTCACCCGTGTCCTCGTCGCGGAGGTAGAGGGCCTCGCCGTGCGGATCCAGGAGGGGATCGTTTCCCCAAGGCGTGAGCCGGTGCTCGCGGCTGTTTTCGCTCCAGGTGTGTCGCGCGCCGCTCTCGCTCACGAGGCAGCCGAAGCGTTCGTTGGCGATGATGTTGATCCACGGTTGCGGCGGCAGACCATGGAGCAGTCCGGCTTCACCACGCAGGTGCAGGACGTACTCGCCACCGCCGCGGGCGAAGCCGCCGCAGCCGTTGGCACATTCCAGGGCTTCGCGCCTCGACACCGCCTCGGGATGCGGGCTGACGCGGACCGAGGGTCGTGGGTGGGGCGCGGCAAAGGCGGTGGGCTCGGGTCGCTGCCCTTGGGCGTCGAGCTCAGGCAACATCTCGCGGACGACGAGACGGGCCCGTGCCTCGAGAAGATGCATCTCGTCGGCGGAAAGATCGCCGGTGGCGATGTGCCGGAGCTCACCGACCCAAGGACGAGGGACCCCGGGTGGATCAGCACCACGACGCTCGACGGCTTCGCCGCCGAGAATCACCATGTCGATGTCGAGCCCCAGGTCGCGCCAGACGCCGTGCATGTTGGTGCAAGCGCGCCGCAGAGCCTCGTCCTTCCCGTGCACCACCACGGTGGGACGTTTGTGGAGCAGCCCGAGACGGGCCAGCCCGTCGCGGCTGCCGCGAGCCCGCCGCCGCACTTCGTCAGCGGCCCGAAGCCCTCCATAGAGGACAGCACCGGCGAGGGCATGGGCGTAAGCGCCGGAAGAGGCGTCGAGCCCGTGTCGGGCCAGGCTCGCGCGCGCGGCGCTCTCCGCGCCGCTCAAGAGTTTGTCGACGGCTGCGAGGTTTTCGTGCCTCGCGCCGAGCGACAGGGCTGCTTCCCGGTCCTCGCCGACGCCCAGAACGAAGGCGAGGCCCCGGCTCTCACCGGGAGCAAGACTCACGGTGCAGCGTAAGCTCGCGATCGGATCGAGGACGTTGCCGGTGGTGAGCGAGAGCGCCAGCCCGTCGCGGAGCACGGCGGGGCATGCCACGGAGCCGCCGCGACCGAGGAAGCGGGTGCGATCGGTCTCGTACTCTGTCGCCACAGCGCCGCACAAGCTGTGCACGAGCCACGGGTGGTTTTCGCCGCGGGCACGCGGCCGGCGCCGAGCCAGCAAGGCACCGTGCTCTGCGACGTACTCCGTTTGCACGAAGAGCTTGGAGAACGCCGGGTGGGCTGCATGTGCCCGCGCGGTGGCGAGGACGACCTCGACATAGCTGGTGAGCTCGACGCGGCAGGACTCGCGCCCGCGGTTGGTGAGCTCGAGCCGCCGCACCTCGAGTGCCGCGTCGGCGGCGACAGCGACGTCGAGGCGGGCGAGCAGACCGTTGTCCTCGCGGTCCAGGCGAAAGCGGCCCGGCACCCAGCTCGCCTCGTAACGCTCGGCGGGCCAGCGGACGGGTTGATGTCCCAGGGAGCGGAACTCGCCGCTCTCCGGACTCCGCAGGTAGAGGAAGAATCCGTCCGCGTCCTCGACGGGATCGCCGGCCCAGTGGCTGAGGGCGTGTTCGCCGTACCAGGAGCCGCCGCTGCCGGCGGCGGTGATGGCCACATGGTAGACGCCATTGGAGAGGAAACGCGTGGCCGGGGCAGGGCCTGCATGCGGATCGAGCGCCGGTGCTCGCACCACGACACCCATCCTTCTCTTCCTTCCGCGAGCGGCGATCGGCCGGCTCGCAGCGCGCACGACCGTAGCCCGTCCCAGTCAGCCGATGCAGGAGGTCTGCTGACGCTAACACCAAACGCGCGCCAAGACACTGCCGCGCTCCACCTCCGGGCCGGCCCCGAGGCCCGCGCTCGGGAAAAACCGGATGGGTGGAACGGTGGCGCCGCAGACTCGCATGCACTGTAATGGGGCCAGACGCGGAGCGGAAGCGTTTCGCACTTGACGCCGCGGCCCGAATCGTGTAACCGTTTACACGCTCGCCAGCGTTTGCCGCCCCCGCGACGGCCCTCGTCCCGAGGGTGGCGTCAGCGGCCAACCACGGAGTCGATGTTGGCGACGATCCGGGATGTCGCGCGTCTCGCCGGGGTGTCCATCGCCACCGTGTCGCGGGTGTTCAATGGCAGCCCGCGGGTGAGTCAGGAAAGCGCCCGGCGCGTCCGGGCCGCAGCCACCCGGCTCGACTACTGGCCGAACAGCGGCGCCCGCAGCCTCACCACCAACCGCACCCACGCCCTCGGCGTCCTCCTGCCCGACCTCTTCGGCGAGTTTTTCTCCGAGGTCATCCGCGGCATCGATCATGCCGCCCGGGCCGAGAAGCTGCAGATCCTCGTCTCCAGCTCGCACGCCGATACGGAAGAACTGGTGGCGGCGGCACGCGCCATGCGCGGGCGCATCGACGGCCTCATCGCCATGGTTCCCGACAACGGCTCGGGCAACGAGCTGCAGCAGATCGTGCGCCGCTTTCCCTTGGTGTTGCTCAACCCGCGTTCCCGGATTCCCGGCTGCAGCACCGTCTCCATCGCCAATCTCGGTGGTGCCCGCGCCGTGGTGCGGCATCTGCTCGCCCTCGGCCGGCTGCGGATTGCCACCATCCGGGGCCCGCGCGGCAACGTGGACGCCGAACAGCGGCTGCGCGGTTACCGGGACGCCCTGCGCGCCGCGAGCATCGCTCCGGAGGCACGGCTTGAACTGCAAGGCGACTTCACCGAGCGTTCGGGCTACGAGTGCGGCCGGGAACTGCTGCGACTGCGCCCCCGACCCACCGCGGTCTTCGCCGCCAACGATTACATGGCCATCGGCCTGCTGCGGGCGCTCCGCGACGCGGGCGTCGAGGTGCCGCGAGAGATCTCCGTCGTCGGCTTCGACGACATCGCCTTCGCCTTGTACCTGGATCCGCCACTCACCACGGTGCATGTG
This genomic window contains:
- a CDS encoding glycosyl transferase, whose protein sequence is MVRAPALDPHAGPAPATRFLSNGVYHVAITAAGSGGSWYGEHALSHWAGDPVEDADGFFLYLRSPESGEFRSLGHQPVRWPAERYEASWVPGRFRLDREDNGLLARLDVAVAADAALEVRRLELTNRGRESCRVELTSYVEVVLATARAHAAHPAFSKLFVQTEYVAEHGALLARRRPRARGENHPWLVHSLCGAVATEYETDRTRFLGRGGSVACPAVLRDGLALSLTTGNVLDPIASLRCTVSLAPGESRGLAFVLGVGEDREAALSLGARHENLAAVDKLLSGAESAARASLARHGLDASSGAYAHALAGAVLYGGLRAADEVRRRARGSRDGLARLGLLHKRPTVVVHGKDEALRRACTNMHGVWRDLGLDIDMVILGGEAVERRGADPPGVPRPWVGELRHIATGDLSADEMHLLEARARLVVREMLPELDAQGQRPEPTAFAAPHPRPSVRVSPHPEAVSRREALECANGCGGFARGGGEYVLHLRGEAGLLHGLPPQPWINIIANERFGCLVSESGARHTWSENSREHRLTPWGNDPLLDPHGEALYLRDEDTGEFWSVLPGPAPGEGDYEVRHGFGYSVFRHESHALRQETEICVPRHDPVQIVVVQLANASARERHLSLTVFQRLLLGEFADDATIVTEVDAESGALFACNVAAADFAGAIAFASTAGASTQVTTDRAAFLGRNGTMSRPAALCSPAPFDGRTSSGVERCFVQRAHVVLPAAANLSLVFLFGAGRDRDEARSLVAKYGSLEAARAARREVEAFWREGTGRLQISTPSRALDLLVNGWLPYQTLACRIWARTALYQSGGAFGYRDQLQDAASLALLWPELTRRQILLHGAHQFVEGDVLHWWHPPSDRGLRTRFADDLLWLPYLTAHYVEVTGDRKILDELLPYLEARPLAEGEDEAYLEPRRASSSGTLYEHCCRAIDRSLGRGAHGLPLFGTGDWNDGMNRVGREGRGESVWMGFFLHAVLAAFEPLCAARGDGEREQRYRRQREELRPALETAGWDGDWYRRGYYDDGTPLGSKESDECRIDALVQAWAVLSRAAPRERAARALQAVEAELVSEREGLIRLLSPPFEHTTHDPGYIKGYVRGVRENGGQYTHAALWVVRALAELGRNDRVARLLEMLSPMHHARDAASVAVYRVEPYVVAADVYGAAPYVGRGGWTWYTGSSGWMYRVILESLLGFRVREGTQLELAPCVPDDWPEFTIQYQLPGETTRYTIMARNPHRRGLGVGSGQCDGAPATVTAGMMRVPLVHDGGEHRVEVVLGKRDGGGG
- a CDS encoding LacI family DNA-binding transcriptional regulator translates to MLATIRDVARLAGVSIATVSRVFNGSPRVSQESARRVRAAATRLDYWPNSGARSLTTNRTHALGVLLPDLFGEFFSEVIRGIDHAARAEKLQILVSSSHADTEELVAAARAMRGRIDGLIAMVPDNGSGNELQQIVRRFPLVLLNPRSRIPGCSTVSIANLGGARAVVRHLLALGRLRIATIRGPRGNVDAEQRLRGYRDALRAASIAPEARLELQGDFTERSGYECGRELLRLRPRPTAVFAANDYMAIGLLRALRDAGVEVPREISVVGFDDIAFALYLDPPLTTVHVDAYALGERATRSLVHFMRAPRPSRCTHFVLPTALSVRASCGAETSGAAAAGPARRRRLPEGTDRGGTGREGGGRGRGESRMLADIATAPRRGARGG